CACAATCGAAATATGACGAGAGCAACGGTTTCGTCGGTTCTGCTGCTGATGTTCGCAGGCTGCGCGCTGGTGCAGGATGACCCATCGGCCAGCACTGTCAGGCACCTGTTTGCTCAGTCTCCACAACCTGCGGGCGAGTGTTTTGCGCGCAACGCCGAAGCGCATAGCTCCGCACTCGTAGCCGAAGTGCGACCGCCCGATGCTCGGGGACACGTGGAAGTAATCGTGCGTGTCAAAAACAGCGTCACTTACGCGACGGCCGACCTTCGGCCAGCGGGCCAGCGTGCGGACGGCACCATAACGCTCATGGTGATCGCTTCGGGCGGCGTTCGAGAGCTCGTACGCTCGCTGGTCGAGGACTGCTGACACGCGACACCTGCGAATCCTGCCTGCGGTCGTGTCCGCACTGAAATCGAGAGCTGCGTCACCGATGCGAATCGTCGAGGCACTCTCCTTTCATGCGGTTGGTCGGGGTGCTGCGACTGCCTCTGCAGGCGTGCGTCTTGCCGCCGTATTCAATGCCGATCCCGCACGGAACCATTCGAGCTGCGCGCTGCTGAAGGTGTGATCGAGCAGCAGCACCTCGGTACTGCCGTCGGCGTGGCACAAGCGGCATGCGACCGGCTGTCCGGGCGCCATCGCCTCCAGGCCGACGAGATCGATGCGATCGTTCTCGCCAATGCGCTCGTAGTCGCCGGGATCGCGGAAGGTGAGCGCGAGCAGGCCCTGCTTCTTCAGGTTCGACTCATGGATACGCGCGAAGCTGCGCGCGATCACGGCCACCCCACCGAGCAGGCGCGGTGACAATGCAGCGTGCTCGCGGCTGCTGCCCTCGCCGTAATTGGCATCCCCGACGATGACCCAGCGCACGCCGCGCGCACGATAATCGCGCGCGACCGCCGCGACGAGCGCGACCTGTCCCGTCACGATGTTGCACGTCTTGCCCGCCTCGCCGCTGAACGCATTGATGGCACCGAGCAGCAGGTTGTCGCTGAAGCGATCGAGATGGCCGCGCAACCTGAGCCACGGTCCGGCCGGCGAGATGTGGTCGGTCGTCGTCTTGCCGCGAGCCTTGACGAGCACCGGCATGGCGAGGAAATCGCCGCCGTCCCACGCCGGCCAGGGCTGCAGCGCCTGAATCCGCTCGCTGGCGGGATCGATCCGCAGCACCACCGAGCTGCCATCCGCCGGTGGCGCGATGCAAGCGGCACGCGTCCGGGCGAAGCCCTGCGGCGGCACTTCGGGCGCCGGCTCTGGAGGCGTCAGGCGAAACGGACCGTCGGCACCCGCAAGCGCGTCGACGAGCGGGTTGAACGACAAGCGGCCCGCGAGCGCCAGTGCGGTCACGATTTCCGGGCTTGCGATGAAGTTCATCGTGGCGGCCTGCCCGTCGTTGCGCGCCGGGAAATTGCGATTGAACGACGTGACGATCGTGTTCGGCGCCGCTGTTGCGGAACGCCGCCACTGCCCGATGCAAGGGCCGCAGGCGTTCGCCAGCACGCTGCCGCCGATGGCTTCCAGCGCCTGCATCTGGCCGTCGCGCTCGATGGTTGCGCGCACCCGCTCCGACCCCGGCGTAACGAGAAACGGAACCCGCGCTTCGAGGCCATGCTGTTTCGCCTGACGCGCCACGCTCGCAGCGCGGCTCATGTCTTCGTACGACGAGTTGGTGCAGCTGCCGATGAGCGCGGCCGAGATCGGGTCGACGAAGCCCGAGCCCGCGCTCGCCACTTCCTTTGCCAGCGCCGAGATCGGCCGCGCCCGATCGGGCGAATGCGGGCCGACGACGTGCGGCTCGAGCGCCGACAGGTCGATCCGGATCACGCGATCGTAGTGGCGTTCGGGATCGGACTCCACCTCGGGATCGGGCGTGAGCCACTGCCGGTACTGCTCCATCAGAGGCACGATGTCGGCGCGATCGGTTGCACGCAGGTACGCGGCCATGCGCTCGTCGGCCGGGAAGACCGATGTGGTCGCACCGACCTCGGCACCCATGTTGGCGATGGTCGCCTTGCCGGTCGCGCTGATCGTGCGCGCACCGGGCCCGATGTATTCGAGGATGGCGTTGGTCGCACCGGAAACGGTCAGGATGCCGGCGAGATGCAGGATGACGTCCTTCGGCGCGGTCCAGCCGGCGAGCTGCCCGGTGAGATAGACCGCGATGCGCCTGGGATACAGCAGCTCCCACGGCAACCCGGCGATCGCTTCGACCGCCTCTGCGCCGCCCACCCCTACCGCGCAGGCACCGAGCCCGCCGCCGTTGGGCGTGTGCGAATCGGTGCCGATGATGAGAGCACCGGGAAAGGCATAGTTCTCCAGCACCACCTGGTGGATGATGCCGGCGCCCGGCTCCCAGAAGTCCGCGCCGTACTTGCGCGCCGCCGAACGCAGGAAATCGTACACCTCGGCGTTCTCCGCGAGCGACTCGGCGAGGTCGCGCATGCCTTCGTTGCGCGCCTGGATCAGGTGATCGCAATGGATGGAGGTGGCAACGGCGACGCGCCCACGCCCGGTCTGCATGAACTGCAGCAGGCCGCTCTGGCCGAGCACGTCCTGGAACGCCACGCGATCGGGTCGCAGCGCGAGATAGCTCTTCCCCGGCACGAGCGCCTGCCCAGCCGGATCGTCGAGGTGACCGAACAGGATCTTCTCGGCCAATGTGAACGGCCGCCGCAAACGGCGGTGAACGATTGGACCGTTGCGTGCCAGGTTCTCGTACACCCGCGCAGCCATCTGCGCCGTTGTTTCGATCGTCACGATGCCACCTCCAAGGGTGCTGACGCTTGCTACTGACTCGAGATGACGGCAGCGTATACAAAAATCCCGGGAATGGCTCGACTACAATGGAGTAGCATCGGGAATATGTTGGAAGGCATCGACGCCCTGCTCGCTCTGGAGCGTTTCGGCACCGTGAGCGAAGCCGCGGTGAGGCTGCGCCTCACCCAGTCCGCGATCAGCAAGCGCATCCAGGCGCTGCAGCGAACGCTCGGTGTGCGGCTGGTCGAGCGCGACGGCCGCCGGGTGCGTTTGACCGCGCACGCGATCGACCTGCTGGAGCGCGCGCGTCCCCTGGTCGCCGACCTGCGCGCGCTGACCGGCCCCGTGCCGGGCGCAGCCGCCTCACATTTTTCCCTCGCGCTTGCCGATTCGATCGCCTCGTCATGGGGGCCCGCAGTCATCGCCCGCGCGCTCGAGACGCTCGCCGGCATCAGCGTGCGTCTGCATGCGCATCGCAGCGTGCTGCTGATCGAGAACGTCCGCCTCGGCCGCTACCACATCGGGCTCAGCACCGACGCGCCGGCAGCGAAGGATCTCATCCACTATCCCGTCGTCGACGAACCGATGGTTCTGGTCAATTCGGAAGCGCGCCCGATGGCGACGCGTGCGGAAGCGCGCCCGATGGCGACGCGTGCGGAAGCGCGCCCGATGGCGACGCGTGCGNNNNNNNNNNNNNNNNNNNNNNNNNNNNNNNNNNNNNNNNNNGCGGCCCGGGAGCGGCCGCTCATCTCGATCGAGCCGAGCTCAGCCACCTGGCGCGCGATCGAGCCGCAACTGCGGCGTCACCAGCCGCAGTTGCTGGCGCGCCCGCTGCTGCCGGTGGAAACGTTCAGCGCCACAGTGCAGATGGTGAAGGCAGGGTTCGGCGACGGCCTCGTGCCGCTCGGCATCGCACTCGAGATGCATCTGGATCGCCGCTGCTACCGGGAGGTCGAGGGGGTGAGCCGGCACATCGCGCTCGTGACGCGCAAGACCGTGAACCAGCTGGCCGGTTTCCAGCGCCTGCGCGAGAGCCTGGTGAACGAGGCGGCCCGCTATTTTTCCGGGAACGAAGCTGCGCGACCGTCGCGCTAGTTCGCGGGCGTGACTTCCGCCCCCACGCGCTCGACGATCAGCCGGTAGTGCTCCGGACGGCGGTGGGCGGCGAAGTCGAACATCGTGCGCTTGAGGTTCTGCGCCAGATCGATGTCGCAGTTGAAGCAGATGACCTCGTCGTCCTCGGTCGTGCTCTTGGCGGCGATCTCCCCGGTCGGCGCGACGATGAGCGAATGGCCGAACATCCGAAAGCCGTCCTCGACGCCGCACTTGGCCGTCTCGACCAGCCAAGTCGCGTTCTGGAACGCCATCGATTGCGCCATGACGAGATGATGATGGACGCGCAGCGCCGGCGGCTCGGGATAGTGCAGGTTCTCGGACGGTGTGTTGAAGCCCAGCGCCACGATCTCGGCGCCCTGCAACGCCAGCACGCGAAACGCTTCCGGCCAGCGCCGGTCGTTGCAGATCAGCATCCCCGTGATCGTGTCGAGGAAGCGCCAGACCCGGAAGCCGAGATCGCCCACCTCGAAGTATTTCTTCTCCAGGTGCTGAAATGCCGCCTGCGGCTTGTGGTCGGCGTGGCCCGGCAAATGCACCTTGCGGTACTTGCCGACGATGCTGCCGTCGGGGCCGACCAGGATGGATGTATTGAAACGCCGCAGGCGTCCATCCAGATTCGCGAGCTCGGCGTAGCCGAGGTAGTAGCCGATGCCGAGACGCTTGCCTTCGTCGAACAGCGGCTGCGTGAGCGGCGAAGGCATCGAGGGCTCGAAGAAGCCACGGTCGACTTCTTCCTGGTCCGGCATCCACCAGCGCGGAAAGAACGTCGTCAGCGCAAGCTCGGGAAACACGACGAAGCGGGCGCCCTGTCCGTGGGCCTCGCGCATGAGCGCGATCAGACGTTTGACCGCCGCCTCGCGCGAATCGGCGCGATGCAGCGCTCCGAGCTGGGCTGCGGCAATCTTCAGGCGGCGGGCCATGGCGAATCTCCTCCGGTGGGGTGAAGCCGCGAAACGCAAACCGCGCATCCTCTTGCAGGCCACTTCGGATCCATGAGCCGATGCGAGGGCCAGGATGCAAGCTGCACGTTTGCTAGTATAGTTTTCATCCGGCAGGAGAATCGAGCGGCAGCGGCGTCGTCTTGCGCCCCCCCCTCACCCCTGGCCCCTTGTATGTTGTCCCATGGGTATGCTTGTCTTCCCTCTCCCTTCGGGAGAGGGATCGAGGGTGAGGGAAATTGTACGTCATGCTGACGCCCTCCCTCACCCCCAGCCCCTCTCCCAGGGGGAGAGGGGAGTGCCGTGCTGCTCGCTGGTGCGGGCAGGTTCCTGGGTAGCGAACCGGCAGCCATTTGAGTGGAAGCTAGCCGTTCGATGGCGTCGGTGAAGTGGAGGCAATGGCAATGGCCATGGCACTGGACCTGATCGTTCGCAACGCCCGGCTGGCTCGCGCCACGGACGCGGACCCGCTGCAGGACATCGGCATCGAAGGCGGCGCGATCGTCGCGGTGGCGCCTCGCCTCGCCGCCCACGGCCCGGAATACGACGCCCGTGGCAAGCTGGTGTCACCGGGCCTGATCGAGAGCCACTTCCACCTCGACAAGGCGATGACCGTCGAGCGCGTGCCCTACCAGCCCGATCGCATGGCGCGCGATCACATGAAGCGCACCGCCTCGATCAAGCACACGTTCACGCACGAAGACACCTACGCGCGTGCCTCGGCGACGCTCGACCAATGCCTGCTGCACGGGGTCACGCACATGCGCACCCAGGTCGAAGTCGATCCCAACGTGGGGCTCATCGGCTTCGAGGTGGTCGAGCAGCTGCGCAAGGACTACGCCTGGGCGATCGACATCCAGCCCTGCGTGTTCCTGCAGGAAGGCTGGACCGAGGTGCCCGGCGCCGACGAGAACCTGGTCGCCTGCCTCGAGCGCGGCGCGCCCGTGATCGGCGGCGGCATCCGCTACGACAAGGACGGGCCGGGCCAGATCCGGCGTGTGTTCGAGCTCGCCCAGCGCTACGCCATCGATGTCGATTTTCACCTCGATGGCGGGCACGAGATCGACGAGCTCGATCATCCGCAAGTATGCGAGATCACCGATCGCATCGGCTGGCAGGGCCGAGTGGCATTCGGCCACGGCTCCAAGTTCTCCTGCATGCCGGTGAAGCAGCAGGCCGAGGTCGGCAAGCGGCTCGCGCGCTCGGGCGTGTCGCTCGCGGTTTTGCCCGCGACCGATCTTTTCAACGGCGGGCGCCACATGGAACATAGCGTCATGCGTGCGGTCACCGATGCCAACACCCTGATCGAGAACGGCGCCAACTGCACGTTATCGACCAATAACGTGCTCAACGCCTTCACGCCCTACGGCGACTGCTCGCTTACGCGCATCGCCAATCTCTATGCCAACGTCGTCCAGCGCTACGGATCGAAGGATCTTTCTGCCTGCTTCGAGATGATCACCGAGCGGGCCGCGCAGCTCATGCGACTCGGTGATTACGGTCTCGAACCGGGCAAGGCGGCCGACCTGGTGGTATGGGACGAAACCTCGCCCGCCGATAGCATCGCGAAGTGCGCACTGCCGCTCGCGGGGTTCAAGCGCGGCCGGCGTATCTTCACTCGACAATCGCCGCACCTGCATCGGCCTGGATAACGCGAGGAAAAGCACC
The genomic region above belongs to Betaproteobacteria bacterium and contains:
- a CDS encoding aconitate hydratase, encoding MAARVYENLARNGPIVHRRLRRPFTLAEKILFGHLDDPAGQALVPGKSYLALRPDRVAFQDVLGQSGLLQFMQTGRGRVAVATSIHCDHLIQARNEGMRDLAESLAENAEVYDFLRSAARKYGADFWEPGAGIIHQVVLENYAFPGALIIGTDSHTPNGGGLGACAVGVGGAEAVEAIAGLPWELLYPRRIAVYLTGQLAGWTAPKDVILHLAGILTVSGATNAILEYIGPGARTISATGKATIANMGAEVGATTSVFPADERMAAYLRATDRADIVPLMEQYRQWLTPDPEVESDPERHYDRVIRIDLSALEPHVVGPHSPDRARPISALAKEVASAGSGFVDPISAALIGSCTNSSYEDMSRAASVARQAKQHGLEARVPFLVTPGSERVRATIERDGQMQALEAIGGSVLANACGPCIGQWRRSATAAPNTIVTSFNRNFPARNDGQAATMNFIASPEIVTALALAGRLSFNPLVDALAGADGPFRLTPPEPAPEVPPQGFARTRAACIAPPADGSSVVLRIDPASERIQALQPWPAWDGGDFLAMPVLVKARGKTTTDHISPAGPWLRLRGHLDRFSDNLLLGAINAFSGEAGKTCNIVTGQVALVAAVARDYRARGVRWVIVGDANYGEGSSREHAALSPRLLGGVAVIARSFARIHESNLKKQGLLALTFRDPGDYERIGENDRIDLVGLEAMAPGQPVACRLCHADGSTEVLLLDHTFSSAQLEWFRAGSALNTAARRTPAEAVAAPRPTA
- a CDS encoding N-carbamoyl-D-amino-acid hydrolase yields the protein MRGLRFAASPHRRRFAMARRLKIAAAQLGALHRADSREAAVKRLIALMREAHGQGARFVVFPELALTTFFPRWWMPDQEEVDRGFFEPSMPSPLTQPLFDEGKRLGIGYYLGYAELANLDGRLRRFNTSILVGPDGSIVGKYRKVHLPGHADHKPQAAFQHLEKKYFEVGDLGFRVWRFLDTITGMLICNDRRWPEAFRVLALQGAEIVALGFNTPSENLHYPEPPALRVHHHLVMAQSMAFQNATWLVETAKCGVEDGFRMFGHSLIVAPTGEIAAKSTTEDDEVICFNCDIDLAQNLKRTMFDFAAHRRPEHYRLIVERVGAEVTPAN
- a CDS encoding amidohydrolase family protein, which codes for MAMAMALDLIVRNARLARATDADPLQDIGIEGGAIVAVAPRLAAHGPEYDARGKLVSPGLIESHFHLDKAMTVERVPYQPDRMARDHMKRTASIKHTFTHEDTYARASATLDQCLLHGVTHMRTQVEVDPNVGLIGFEVVEQLRKDYAWAIDIQPCVFLQEGWTEVPGADENLVACLERGAPVIGGGIRYDKDGPGQIRRVFELAQRYAIDVDFHLDGGHEIDELDHPQVCEITDRIGWQGRVAFGHGSKFSCMPVKQQAEVGKRLARSGVSLAVLPATDLFNGGRHMEHSVMRAVTDANTLIENGANCTLSTNNVLNAFTPYGDCSLTRIANLYANVVQRYGSKDLSACFEMITERAAQLMRLGDYGLEPGKAADLVVWDETSPADSIAKCALPLAGFKRGRRIFTRQSPHLHRPG